The proteins below come from a single Mya arenaria isolate MELC-2E11 chromosome 8, ASM2691426v1 genomic window:
- the LOC128244332 gene encoding uncharacterized protein LOC128244332, with translation MAEIVPRGYVFVVSFNFGDNESCIASSFIHEPANVWAFTYGPYRELEQSSILLNPERKYDGFGLEADRKYGKLKSRNISENWWFFRSFSKPESSPDGIVVRDDKGRPFSFESLMVIVLQCMGDKVNSVLDENKVRITMADALLVITTPSHWHSHEKGCVYRAMSKTNLNTSYVLFISNIEASAICCYHALKDKKQEELGISQFFVFWDDGVIDVALIDKKFDGSFRLTFLESKKITTVDDIFKDWLQQETKDTRLKDIIQDSGDAIYLRDVLHEKLKSSSYPLRVSLSPATVNILESCGKFTLKRDQILFNEEVVETIYSQYMRDGLQLIDRYLNNTEYKDTTTVFFVGRASVYPFIKNKMNQRAKSVITSTLPGFTFAKGSVLYGHYPYVLATSVIRFGEESRSSVLENRFTKKVTGREFLAAVAIDFGTTYSGYAYALSNDPSKIYANKPWTSGERLLSQKSPTCVLVNHNLQFDSFGYEAEKKYAKYLEADGNDDDADKFYLFRRFKMELHLRENVSVT, from the exons ATG GCGGAGATAGTACCGAGGGGCTATGTGTTCGTGGTTTCTTTCAACTTCGGAGACAACGAAAGCTGCATAGCATCTTCTTTTATACACGAACCAGCTAATGTATGGGCCTTCACCTATGGTCCATATCGAGAACTGGAGCAGTCATCGATTCTTCTGAATCCTGAAAGAAAATATGATGGGTTCGGTTTGGAGGCGGATAGAAAGTATGGAAAGCTTAAAAGCAGAAACATATCTGAAAACTGGTGGTTCTTCAGATCATTTAGCAAACCTGAG TCTTCACCTGATGGCATTGTTGTGAGAGATGATAAAGGTAGACCGTTTTCATTTGAATCCTTGATGGTTATTGTACTACAATGCATGGGAGACAAGGTGAATAGTGTTCTTGATGAGAATAAAGTAAGAATCACTATGGCTGACGCCCTTCTTGTCATCACGACACCGTCTCATTGGCATTCGCATGAAAAGGGGTGTGTTTACCGAGCGATGTCTAAG ACAAATCTGAACACCTCTTATGTACTGTTCATCAGCAATATTGAGGCATCTGCTATATGTTGCTACCATGCTTTGAAAGACAAGAAACAGGAAGAACTAGGAATAAGCcagttttttgtattttggGACG ATGGCGTCATTGATGTGGCCCTGATTGACAAGAAATTTGACGGAAGTTTTCGTCTGACTTTCCTTGAAAGCAAGAAGATCACCACAGTGGATGACATTTTCAAAGATTGGCTACAGCAGGAAACGAAAGATACACGATTGAAAGACATAATACAGGATTCTGGCGATGCCATTTATTTACGAGATGTTCTTCATGAAAAGCTAAAATCTTCATCTTATCCATTGCGGGTTTCATTGAGTCCTGCCACGGTCAATATTTTGGAAAGTTGTGGAAAGTTTACGTTGAAACGAGACCAAATACTGTTCAACGAAGAGGTAGTTGAGACAATATACAGCCAATATATGCGAGATGGGTTGCAGCTGATCGACAGGTACCTGAATAACACCGAGTACAAAGATACAACGACCGTATTTTTTGTAGGACGTGCTTCAGTTTATCCGTTTATCAAGAACAAAATGAACCAAAGAGCAAAGTCTGTGATTACATCGACGCTTCCTGGATTCACCTTTGCCAAAGGATCCGTGTTGTATGGTCATTATCCATACGTATTGGCAACTAGTGTGATCAGATTTGGAGAGGAAAGCCGCAGTTCTGTGTTGGAAAATAGGTTTACCAAAAAG GTCACCGGACGTGAATTTTTGGCTGCTGTGGCAATTGACTTTGGTACAACATACAGCGGATATGCGTATGCATTGAGCAATGATCCTTCGAAGATTTATGCCAACAAACCATGGACATCAGGTGAACGACTTTTGTCCCAGAAATCGCCGACGTGTGTACTGGTAAACCACAATTTGCAGTTCGATTCGTTCGGATACGAAGCCGAGAAGAAGTATGCCAAGTACTTAGAGGCGGATGGAAATGATGACGATGCTGACAAATTCTATTTATTTCGACGTTTCAAAATGGAACTCCATTTAAGAGAG AATGTATCTGTCACTTAG
- the LOC128244763 gene encoding heat shock 70 kDa protein 12A-like, translating to MSIFSMAIAHMKNKAFDQINETTDGVKETDVLFLITVPAIWNDSAKQFMKEAAFEAGLEKECVELALEPEAASVWCKHLQLDIDPSGPLSKEGARYMVVDIGGGTVDISVSQKTKNRNIEQIHKPDGGAWGGTVVDKHFLQFLDNVFGAPSMARFRKEDHAEYIELLTLFESRKRDDDMSFMVFSLSSLVQYTGEKNVNTNIRSLGLQDHVKLIKSKRLRIESPTVKSWFEGPIKSIVNLIIDLLQKPGLHGIEMVLLVGGFASCKFLKDQVKEAVGSRAKVFIPRDAETAVLKGAVEFGIRPTNIQARVMKQSYGIAKPVPFDRLRHDSSMKEHGMDVVNVFEQFVEIGERFKTGEIVSKSFMPHKGTNSTQIEIYISPLTKPRYVKERGCKKIGDLLIKHRGRSPRENIFTVLFEFGKTEICVRVVMQHTGAEYSTAVNCI from the exons ATGTCCATCTTTTCCATGGCGATTGCTCATATGAAGAACAAAGCATTTGACCAAATTAACGAAACAACAGACGGGGTAAAAGAAACCGATGTTCTTTTCTTGATAACTGTCCCAGCGATTTGGAATGATTCTGCAAAACAATTCATGAAGGAAGCTGCGTTTGAG GCTGGATTGGAGAAGGAGTGTGTTGAATTAGCACTTGAACCGGAGGCTGCTTCTGTTTGGTGCAAACATCTACAATTGGACATTGATCCTAGTGGTCCATTGTCAAAGGAAGGTGCCCGGTACATGGTTGTTGACATTGGAG GTGGGACCGTTGATATATCAGTTAGTCAAAAGACGAAAAATAGAAATATCGAACAAATTCACAAACCAGACGGGGGCGCATGGGGAGGAACAGTTGTTGATAAGCATTTTCTACAGTTCCTTGATAACGTTTTCGGAGCACCATCTATGGCCCGTTTCCGAAAGGAGGATCATGCTGAATACATCGAACTACTGACACTTTTCGAATCGAGAAAAAGGGACGATGATATGAGTTTTATGGTATTTAGTTTATCCAGTCTTGTTCAGTACACGGgcgaaaaaaatgtaaatacaaacatTCGATCACTTGGCCTTCAAGATCATGTCAAGCTTATTAAAAGTAAACGTCTTCGTATAGAAAGCCCGACAGTCAAATCTTGGTTTGAAGGACCTATCAAAAGTATTGTAAATCTGATAATAGATTTGCTTCAAAAGCCTGGATTGCATGGAATAGAAATGGTATTGCTTGTTGGGGGGTTTGCCTCTTGCAAGTTTTTGAAGGACCAGGTGAAAGAGGCAGTTGGCTCAAGAGCAAAGGTTTTTATTCCAAGAGATGCTGAAACTGCCGTTTTGAAAGGAGCTGTTGAGTTCGGAATTAGACCAACCAATATTCAAGCCAGGGTGATGAAGCAATCCTACGGTATAGCAAAACCGGTACCATTTGACAGATTACGACATGATTCATCAATGAAAGAACACGGAATGGACGTGGTCAACGTTTTTGAGCAATTCGTAGAGATCGGGGAAAGGTTCAAAACAGGTGAAATTGTCAGCAAATCATTTATGCCACATAAAGGAACCAATTCTACGCAAATTGAAATTTACATCTCTCCTTTGACGAAGCCGAGGTATGTCAAGGAAAGAGGTTGCAAAAAGATTGGAGACTTATTGATAAAGCACAGAGGACGTTCGCCTAGAGAAAACATTTTCACTGTCCTTTTTGAATTTGGTAAAACCGAGATCTGCGTACGAGTGGTAATGCAGCATACTGGCGCGGAGTATTCTACAGCAGTGAATTGtatctaa